From a region of the Nocardioides ginsengisegetis genome:
- a CDS encoding glutamate-5-semialdehyde dehydrogenase, whose amino-acid sequence MSTQQDVLDAAARARAASHGLALATRARKDAALLAMADALLAAEADLLAANAEDVARAEAGGTPPNIVDRLRLTPDRLAGMAQGLRDVAGLPDPVGEVVRGSTLANGLELRQVRVPFGVVGMIYEARPNVTADAAGICLKSGNAVLLRGSSSARSSNAAIVAVLRDAAVGQGLDADVVQLVPGDSHDSVKALMRARGLVDVLIPRGGASLIRSVVEESTVPVIETGVGNCHVYVDRAADLDKALAVVLNAKTHRTSVCNAAESLLVHAEVADAFLPRVVAALQEAGVTLHGDDSFTAYDGVLAATDEDYAQEYLSLDISARVVPDLDEAIAHIRRFSSQHSDAILTEDQAAARRFVAKVDSAAVLVNASTRFTDGGEFGFGAEIGISTQKLHARGPMGLPEMTSTKYVVTGDGHVR is encoded by the coding sequence ATGAGCACCCAGCAGGACGTCCTGGACGCCGCCGCCCGGGCCCGCGCGGCCAGCCACGGGCTGGCGCTCGCGACGCGGGCGCGCAAGGACGCCGCCCTGCTCGCGATGGCCGACGCGCTGCTCGCCGCCGAGGCCGACCTGCTCGCCGCCAACGCCGAGGACGTGGCCCGCGCCGAGGCCGGCGGCACCCCGCCCAACATCGTCGACCGGCTGCGCCTCACCCCCGACCGGCTGGCGGGGATGGCCCAGGGCCTGCGCGACGTCGCCGGCCTGCCCGACCCCGTCGGCGAGGTCGTCCGGGGCTCCACGCTGGCCAACGGCCTCGAGCTCCGCCAGGTCCGGGTGCCCTTCGGCGTGGTCGGGATGATCTACGAGGCCCGCCCCAACGTGACCGCCGACGCCGCCGGCATCTGCCTGAAGTCCGGCAACGCGGTGCTGCTCCGCGGCAGCTCCAGCGCCCGGTCCAGCAACGCCGCCATCGTGGCGGTCCTGCGCGACGCCGCCGTCGGCCAGGGCCTCGACGCCGACGTCGTCCAGCTCGTCCCCGGCGACTCCCACGACTCGGTCAAGGCCCTGATGCGGGCCCGCGGCCTCGTCGACGTGCTGATCCCGCGCGGCGGCGCCTCCCTGATCCGCAGCGTCGTGGAGGAGTCGACGGTGCCCGTGATCGAGACCGGCGTCGGCAACTGCCACGTCTACGTCGACCGCGCCGCCGACCTCGACAAGGCCCTCGCGGTCGTCCTCAACGCCAAGACCCACCGCACGAGCGTCTGCAACGCGGCCGAGTCGCTGCTCGTGCACGCGGAGGTGGCCGACGCGTTCCTGCCGCGGGTGGTGGCGGCCCTCCAGGAGGCCGGCGTCACCCTCCACGGCGACGACTCCTTCACGGCGTACGACGGCGTGCTGGCCGCCACCGACGAGGACTACGCCCAGGAGTACCTCTCCCTCGACATCTCCGCGCGCGTCGTGCCCGACCTCGACGAGGCCATCGCGCACATCCGGCGCTTCTCCAGCCAGCACTCCGACGCGATCCTCACCGAGGACCAGGCGGCCGCCCGCCGGTTCGTGGCCAAGGTCGACTCGGCCGCGGTGCTCGTCAACGCCTCGACCCGCTTCACCGACGGCGGCGAGTTCGGCTTCGGCGCCGAGATCGGGATCAGCACCCAGAAGCTGCACGCGCGCGGCCCCATGGGGCTGCCCGAGATGACCTCGACGAAGTACGTCGTGACCGGCGACGGCCACGTGCGCTGA
- the nadD gene encoding nicotinate-nucleotide adenylyltransferase has product MSTPARRVGVMGGTFDPIHHGHLVAASEVQAWFDLDEVVFVPTGDPWQKSDREVSPAEDRYLMTVIATASNPRFNVSRVDIDREGPTYTIDTLRDLKAAMPDAELYFITGADALADIFTWRNAEELFALAQFVGCTRPGYTMDPATLGSIPAERVTMVEIPALAISSTDCRERKRRGEPVWYLVPDGVVQYLAKHDLYPQKSDQSGDPHA; this is encoded by the coding sequence CTGAGCACGCCAGCGCGCCGCGTCGGGGTCATGGGCGGCACCTTCGACCCCATCCACCATGGCCACCTCGTGGCGGCCTCGGAGGTGCAGGCGTGGTTCGACCTCGACGAGGTCGTCTTCGTCCCCACGGGGGATCCGTGGCAGAAGTCCGACCGCGAGGTCTCACCGGCCGAGGACCGCTACCTGATGACGGTCATCGCGACCGCGTCCAACCCGCGGTTCAACGTCTCCCGGGTCGACATCGACCGCGAGGGACCGACGTACACCATCGACACGCTCCGCGACCTCAAGGCCGCGATGCCGGACGCCGAGCTGTACTTCATCACCGGCGCGGACGCGCTCGCCGACATCTTCACCTGGCGCAACGCCGAGGAGCTCTTCGCGCTCGCGCAGTTCGTCGGCTGCACCCGCCCCGGCTACACGATGGACCCCGCGACGCTTGGGTCGATCCCGGCCGAGCGTGTGACCATGGTCGAGATCCCCGCGCTGGCGATCTCGTCGACCGACTGTCGCGAGCGCAAGCGCCGCGGCGAACCCGTCTGGTACCTCGTGCCCGACGGCGTGGTCCAGTACCTCGCCAAGCACGACCTGTACCCCCAGAAGTCCGACCAGTCCGGAGACCCACACGCATGA
- the rsfS gene encoding ribosome silencing factor, with protein sequence MTATDHALELVHAAARAASEKLAQQIIAFDVSEQLAITDAFVLASATNDRQVKAIVDEVEDKLREIGAKPIRREGERDGRWVLIDYGEIVVHVQHEEERQFYALERLWRDCPAIELPADVVSHQR encoded by the coding sequence ATGACCGCCACCGACCACGCCCTCGAGCTCGTGCACGCCGCCGCCCGCGCGGCGTCGGAGAAGCTCGCCCAGCAGATCATCGCCTTCGACGTGAGCGAGCAGCTCGCGATCACCGACGCGTTCGTGCTGGCCTCGGCCACCAACGACCGCCAGGTCAAGGCGATCGTCGACGAGGTGGAGGACAAGCTCCGCGAGATCGGCGCCAAGCCGATCCGTCGCGAGGGCGAGCGCGACGGTCGCTGGGTGCTCATCGACTACGGCGAGATCGTCGTGCACGTCCAGCACGAGGAGGAGCGCCAGTTCTACGCCCTCGAGCGGCTGTGGCGCGACTGCCCGGCCATCGAGCTGCCCGCCGACGTGGTGTCCCACCAGCGCTGA
- a CDS encoding histidine phosphatase family protein: MTGRRLVLLRHGQTAWNLEGRAQGHTDVSLDETGHAQAAAAAPYLGGYGAVALWSSDLRRARQTASYVELATGLVARTDPRLREFDVGERSGLTVAEFAARFPEAHALWSAGHVTGHVPGAESVADVQARMVPALMEKLAELGTGQTGIVVSHGAAINVTVQSILGVPEDADGDLMPMENCGWATLTEHRSGRLRLSSYNETVHTGLLPPEGTPDFTSDAPSG, translated from the coding sequence ATGACCGGACGCCGCCTCGTCCTGCTCCGTCACGGGCAGACCGCGTGGAACCTCGAGGGCCGCGCCCAGGGCCACACCGACGTCTCCCTCGACGAGACCGGCCACGCGCAGGCCGCCGCGGCGGCGCCGTACCTCGGCGGCTACGGCGCGGTGGCGCTGTGGTCCAGCGACCTGCGGAGAGCGCGCCAGACGGCGTCGTACGTCGAGCTGGCCACCGGCCTGGTGGCCCGCACCGACCCGCGCCTGCGTGAGTTCGACGTGGGGGAGCGGTCCGGGCTGACCGTGGCGGAGTTCGCCGCGCGCTTCCCCGAGGCGCACGCGCTGTGGTCCGCCGGCCACGTGACCGGCCACGTGCCGGGCGCGGAGTCCGTCGCGGACGTCCAGGCTCGGATGGTGCCCGCGCTCATGGAAAAGCTCGCGGAGCTCGGCACGGGGCAGACCGGCATCGTGGTCTCGCACGGCGCCGCCATCAACGTCACCGTGCAGAGCATCCTCGGCGTGCCCGAGGACGCCGACGGCGACCTGATGCCCATGGAGAACTGCGGCTGGGCCACGCTGACCGAGCACCGCAGCGGTCGGCTGCGGCTGTCGTCGTACAACGAGACGGTCCACACCGGCCTGTTGCCCCCGGAGGGGACCCCCGATTTCACATCGGATGCCCCTTCTGGCTAG